A window of the Narcine bancroftii isolate sNarBan1 chromosome 4, sNarBan1.hap1, whole genome shotgun sequence genome harbors these coding sequences:
- the tbxtb gene encoding T-box transcription factor T translates to MSSNGAESGKSGQYRVDHLLSAVESELQAGSEKGDPTERELKVSLEDLDLWLKFKELTNEMIVTKNGRRMFPVLKVNVSGLDPNAMYSFVLDFVAADNHRWKYVNGEWVPGGKPEPQAPSCVYIHPDSPNFGAHWMKAPVSFSKVKLTNKLNGGGQIMLNSLHKYEPRIHIVRVGGPQRMISSHSFPETQFIAVTAYQNEEITALKIKYNPFAKAFLDSKERSDHKEMLDDVGDNQQSGYTQLGGWFLPGTGSLCPPSTPHAQYGGPLSLSAPHGCERYSTLRNHRSTPYPSAYAHRNNSPTSYPDNSSACLSMLPSHDNWSGLQVSTHTSMLPMAHNNGTATSSSQYPSLWSVSNSTITPVSQSGTMSNGLSSQFLRGSATHYPPLTHSVSATSSGSPLYDSGTGIELSDSQFDTSPHSRLASTWTPVTPPSM, encoded by the exons ATGAGTTCCAATGGAGCAGAGAGTGGGAAGAGCGGACAGTACCGTGTGGACCATCTTCTAAGTGCAGTGGAAAGTGAACTGCAAGCAGGAAGCGAAAAGGGAGATCCCACTGAGAGGGAACTGAAAGTCAGTCTGGAAGACCTGGATCTGTGGCTAAAGTTTAAAGAGCTGACCAATGAAATGATCGTTACAAAAAACGGCAG GAGGATGTTTCCCGTACTTAAAGTGAATGTGTCAGGTTTAGATCCAAACGCCATGTATTCGTTCGTGTTGGATTTCGTGGCTGCCGACAACCACCGCTGGAAATATGTAAACGGGGAGTGGGTTCCGGGTGGGAAACCAGAACCCCAGGCCCCGAGTTGTGTTTACATCCATCCGGACTCGCCCAACTTCGGAGCGCACTGGATGAAAGCCCCCGTTTCTTTCAGTAAAGTCAAACTTACCAACAAACTCAACGGCGGAGGACAG ATCATGTTGAACTCTCTTCACAAGTACGAGCCCAGAATTCACATTGTACGGGTCGGGGGGCCTCAAAGGATGATAAGCAGTCATTCGTTCCCGGAGACACAGTTCATCGCCGTGACAGCTTATCAGAATGAAGAA ATCACAGCTCTTAAAATTAAGTACAATCCATTTGCAAAAGCCTTCCTTGATTCGAAAGAGAG AAGCGATCACAAGGAAATGTTGGATGATGTGGGTGACAATCAACAATCCGGATACACGCAAT TAGGTGGCTGGTTTCTCCCTGGCACGGGTAGCCTGTGCCCTCCTTCTACTCCTCATGCTCAGTATGgaggacctctctctctctcagctccCCACGGCTGCGAACGTTATTCTACGCTGAGGAATCACCGCTCTACCCCATACCCCAGCGCGTACGCACATAGAAACAACTCACCGA CCAGCTATCCGGATAACTCCTCGGCTTGTCTCTCCATGCTTCCCAGCCATGACAACTGGTCCGGTCTGCAGGTCTCCACGCATACTAGCATGCTACCAATGGCACACAACAACGGCACTGCCACTAGCTCCAG CCAATATCCGAGTCTGTGGTCAGTCAGTAACAGCACCATCACCCCCGTGTCCCAGTCTGGGACCATGTCCAACGGCTTGAGCTCACAATTCCTGCGGGGTTCTGCGACTCATTACCCTCCTTTGACTCATTCAGTGAGCGCCACCTCTTCGGGATCGCCATTGTATGACAGTGGAACCGGAATCGAGCTTTCTGACAGCCAGTTCGACACTTCGCCGCACAGCAGACTCGCCTCCACGTGGACTCCAGTTACACCCCCATCCATGTGA